The Colletes latitarsis isolate SP2378_abdomen chromosome 1, iyColLati1, whole genome shotgun sequence genome has a segment encoding these proteins:
- the LOC143352075 gene encoding facilitated trehalose transporter Tret1, protein MTNTMAEKNGDVQNSEKSSLVDSTALPKIQSSNQLNEKFDLGSNNAPTDPEAGQNINGSVVRQVLAAVVAQLGTINTGMTFGFSAIALPQLQEPNSTIPITEGSVEESWIASMSSIGTPIGCLASGYMMDVLGRKRSLIITEIPALLGWILIAFATDIRMIYAGRFFVGLGSGMVGAPARVYTGEVTQPHLRGMLTAFASIGVSTGVLIEYALGSVLTWNVCAAISGILPLAALLLMFFFPETPSYLLSRSRPEKARKALQQFRGSTYNVNQEMETLIDFSNKNNIKRLTGFREIVSALLKPNALKPFMLLLLYFLIYQWSGTNVITFYAVEIFKDSGSTLNKYLAAVILGVVRLASTIAACILCRRCGRRPLTMVSSVGCGLSMVGLGGYMWLKSYWTANNLPLVATWFPILCIFAYTITCTLGFLVIPWIMIGEVYPVQVRGIIGGLTTMTAHLFIFTVVKTYPFMANALTRHGTFITYGCISLFGTIYFYTCLPETKGKTLQEIEDYFSGRNSDLRTGSIGINKPKVLEVKKGQVLP, encoded by the exons ATGACGAACACCATGGCAGA GAAAAATGGCGACGTTCAGAACTCGGAGAAGTCATCGTTGGTGGACTCGACGGCATTACCAAAAATTCAATCGTCTAATCAATTGAATGAAAAGTTTGACCTAGGATCGAATAATGCACCCACCGACCCTGAGGCTGGCCAAAATATCAATGGAAGCGTTGTTAGACAAGTTCTCGCTGCGGTAGTGGCACAACTTGGAACTATCAACACAGGCATGACATTTGGTTTCTCCGCCATTGCTCTTCCACAGCTTCAAGAACCAAATAGTACAATTCCCATCACCGAAGGATCTGTCGAGGAATCATGGATCG CCAGTATGTCCTCTATCGGAACTCCAATCGGATGTCTAGCGTCCGGATACATGATGGACGTCCTAGGCAGAAAGAGGTCCCTCATCATCACGGAGATCCCAGCGTTGCTTGGATGGATCCTAATCGCATTTGCCACAGATATTCGCATGATATACGCCGGAAGATTTTTTGTGGGCCTTGGTTCAGGGATGGTGGGAGCACCAGCGCGCGTTTACACGGGAGAAGTGACCCAACCGCATCTCAGGGGAATGTTAACTGCGTTCGCTAGTATCGGGGTTAGCACGGGCGTTCTGATCGAGTACGCGTTGGGAAGTGTACTCACGTGGAACGTTTGCGCGGCCATCAGCGGCATTCTACCTCTGGCTGCTTTGTTGTTAATGTTCTTCTTCCCCGAGACGCCGTCGTACCTTCTGTCGCGCAGCAGACCGGAAAAAGCGCGCAAAGCGTTGCAACAGTTTCGCGGCAGCACTTACAACGTCAACCAAGAGATGGAAACGCTCATCGACTTCTCCAACAAGAACAATATAAAGCGTTTGACGGGATTCCGTGAGATAGTTAGCGCCCTCCTGAAACCGAACGCGCTGAAACCGTTCATGTTGTTGCTTTTGTATTTCTTAATATACCAATGGTCGGGAACGAACGTTATAACATTCTACGCCGTGGAGATCTTTAAAGATTCAGGGTCGacgttaaacaagtatttagCTGCTGTGATTCTGGGGGTGGTAAGGCTGGCATCTACTATCGCGGCGTGTATTTTGTGCAGAAGGTGCGGAAGAAGACCGCTCACCATGGTATCGTCCGTTGGTTGTGGACTTTCCATGGTGGGATTGGGTGGATACATGTGGCTGAAAAGTTACTGGACCGCAAACAATCTTCCTCTGGTCGCCACTTGGTTCCCAATTCTATGTATTTTCGCGTACACCATAACTTGCACACTAGGTTTCCTCGTTATACCTTGGATAATGATAGGAGAAGTGTATCCGGTGCAAGTACGCGGTATTATCGGCGGTTTGACCACAATGACGGCCCACTTGTTCATTTTCACCGTAGTAAAAACGTATCCTTTCATGGCCAACGCACTTACACGGCACGGTACTTTTATCACGTACGGTTGCATATCGTTGTTTGGCACGATATACTTTTACACGTGCCTTCCTGAGACCAAAGGTAAAACTCTTCAGGAAATAGAAGATTATTTCTCTGGAAGGAACAGTGACTTAAGAACTGGCAGTATAGGCATTAATAAACCAAAGGTGTTAGAAGTGAAAAAGGGTCAAGTGTTGCCCTGA